A window from Bufo bufo chromosome 1, aBufBuf1.1, whole genome shotgun sequence encodes these proteins:
- the LOC120990595 gene encoding cornifelin-like, whose translation MQSVSIQPAPVPHMVTTVTQMSRNDWSSGICDCCEDMGICCLAFWCFPCFQCSTVNDFGECLCLPLLEHMSSDFPIISLAMRTAVRERHKIPGSIFSDCCTVCWCLSCSWCQMAREIKTRRKLVTFMTAHTTPAPMMYTNKP comes from the exons ATGCAGAGCGTGTCCATCCAGCCAGCGCCGGTCCCCCATATGGTGACAACAGTCACTCAAATGTCCAGAAATGACTGGAGCTCAGGAATCTGTGACTGCTGTGAGGACATGGGGATAT GCTGCTTAGCGTTCtggtgcttcccctgcttccagtGTTCCACGGTGAATGATTTCGGGGAGTGCCTGTGCCTCCCGCTCCTCGAGCACATGAGCAGTGACTTCCCCATTATCTCCCTCGCAATGAGGACGGCCGTCCGAGAGCGCCATAAGATCCCG GGCTCCATCTTCAGTGACTGCTGCACGGTCTGCTGgtgcttgtcctgctcctggtgccagatggctcgtGAGATCAAGACACGCAGGAAGCTGGTCACCTTCATGACAGCCCACACCACGCCTGCCCCCATGATGTACACGAACAAACCATAG